In Zingiber officinale cultivar Zhangliang chromosome 3B, Zo_v1.1, whole genome shotgun sequence, a single window of DNA contains:
- the LOC122056171 gene encoding sec1 family domain-containing protein MIP3-like isoform X1, producing MKLGRGRAMASADLIRSCRDSIRQISDTLADSILYLDAGCLEAFQFIGAFKVLLELGVHSICSLENASPLDAIVSWNSMFVGPAKKVVIITSRLLSDAHRYILRCLGTHGTVLQCIIYTSISEIAHSVHVDSPLGSDAFHEYETLLVQDYEELLKKSEKKRLQQERDSEKLTGSIYEKNLASEDDGLRKLPSCENDRTVYGDNSINFTGRVEFSAKLFVSVDHFPMIFCPLSPRVFILPSEGTVAEACLSTNSENSISPGLPSLSAGSSSDGDDVPPGATLTANFLYHLVEKMDLKMEIFSLGDTSKIVGKMMMDMSSLYDVGRRNKRSAGLLLIDRTIDLLTPCCHGDSFLDRLLSSLPRREGTLSSLSALSSQVPKIDAHIKVQRAPLDIRVPFGAIFGKNESVLNLSEGMTTFASGWSSGAIESKSDDHTDKFTTDAVQHEVDLLGGSFLSNNSGTNYLEALIDRRAKDGAILVKKCLLETLRHEKLNLSLKGRSGSFSASEIHTLLEKFAQNQMSLIRNKGIIQLALAAEMVLGEPRSSHWDAFVNAEKILAVTSQDTSQSLSSQVRDFINTSILLRSNEQDKRIGPSHNVLSFQDALLLSMIGYILAGESFPTSASTGPFSWEEEHSLKEAVVDAVMENPSSAKLHFLHGLSNEFAELDKEKDDFSKSSELDDFDDQWGNWGDEDTDNQNAQGYDDMQLKLELRDRVDQLFKFFNKLSSLRQRNSTLREGLAAYSRYGSDMETQKSLLYKLLTTLLAKYDVPGLVYHSSAVGRFLKSGFGRFGLGQAKSSFGDQSVLFIFVVGGMNILEVREAMEAVAEYGRSGIELIVGGTTLLTPNDMFDLLLGSSSYF from the exons ATGAAGCT AGGTCGTGGGAGGGCGATGGCCTCCGCCGATCTCATCAGATCTTGCAGGGACTCCATTCGCCAG ATTTCAGATACGCTTGCAGATTCCATTCTTTATCTTGATGCGGGTTGTTTGGAAGCCTTCCAGTTCATTGGAGCATTCAAAGTTCTATTGGAGCTTGGAGTGCACAGTATTTGCAGCTTGGAAAATGCATCTCCACTTGATGCT ATTGTGAGCTGGAACTCAATGTTTGTGGGTCCTGCAAAGAAGGTTGTAATTATTACCTCAAGACTCCTAAGTGATGCACACCGATATATATTACGTTGCCTGGGCACCCATGGAACTGTTCTCCAATGTATTATTTATACTTCAATCTCAGAG ATTGCTCATTCAGTACATGTTGATTCACCCCTTGGATCTGATGCCTTTCATGAATATGAAACATTGCTTGTTCAAGACTATGAAGAACTCTTGAAAAAGTCTGAAAAGAAAAGGCTCCAACAAGAGAGGGACTCAGAAAAGCTAACAGGATCTATTTATGAGAAAAATCTAGCTTCTGAAGATGATGGTTTGAGGAAGCTTCCTTCCTGTGAAAATGATCGAACTGTATATGGTGATAATTCAATCAATTTTACAGGAAGAGTAGAATTCTCTGCAAAGTTGTTTGTTTCTGTTGATCACTTCCCAATGATCTTTTGTCCTCTCTCCCCAAGAGTCTTCATTTTGCCTTCGGAAGGAACAGTTGCAGAAGCATGCTTGTCAACTAACTCTGAAAATTCTATTAGTCCTGGACTTCCCTCTCTTTCAGCTGGATCATCTTCTGATGGTGATGATGTTCCTCCGGGTGCAACACTCACGGCTAATTTCCTCTATCATCTTGTAGAAAAG ATGGACTTGAAGATGGAAATATTTTCTTTGGGAGATACATCAAAGATAGTTGGCAAGATGATGATGGACATGTCAAGTTTATATGATGTTGGACGGCGCAATAAAAGATCAGCTGGTTTGCTGCTTATTGACCGCACCATTGATCTTCTCACACCTTGCTGCCATGGTGACTCTTTTCTTGATCGATTGTTATCCTCCTTGCCACGTAGAGAGGGAACCTTGTCTTCTTTATCTGCATTGTCATCACAAGTTCCAAAAATAGATGCCCATATCAAAGTTCAACGTGCACCACTTGATATAAGGGTTCCATTTGGAGCTATCTTTGGCAAAAATGAATCTGTATTAAACCTTTCCGAAGGCATGACTACTTTTGCATCTGGTTGGAGCTCTGGTGCAATTGAGTCCAAGTCTGATGATCACACTGACAAATTTACCACTGATGCTGTACAGCATGAAGTTGATTTGCTAGGTGGATCATTTTTATCTAATAATTCAGGAACAAACTATCTTGAAGCCTTGATTGATAGAAGAGCTAAAGATGGGGCAATTTTAGTTAAGAAATGTCTTTTGGAAACTCTGCGGCATGAGAAGTTAAACCTTTCCCTGAAAGGTCGATCTGGATCCTTTTCTGCTTCAGAGATTCATACTTTACTCGAAAAATTTGCTCAAAATCAGATGTCTTTGATTCGAAATAAGGGCATCATTCAATTAGCATTAGCAGCTGAAATGGTCTTAGGCGAGCCTCGTAGTTCTCACTGGGATGCATTTGTCAATGCTGAGAAGATACTGGCTGTAACTTCTCAAGATACCAGTCAAAGCCTTTCAAGCCAAGTCCGTGATTTCATCAATACGAGTATCTTATTAAGATCTAATGAACAGGATAAAAGGATTGGACCATCACATAATGTTCTCTCTTTTCAAGATGCATTGCTTCTGTCAATGATAGGGTATATTCTTGCTGGGGAAAGCTTTCCAACAAGTGCATCTACTGGACCTTTTTCATGGGAAGAAGAACATTCCCTGAAAGAAGCTGTAGTGGATGCAGTTATGGAAAATCCATCTTCTGCAAAGCTTCATTTCCTACATGGATTATCTAATGAATTTGCTGAGTTGGACAAGGAGAAGGATGATTTTTCCAAGTCATCAGAACTAGATGACTTTGATGATCAATGGGGTAACTGGGGTGATGAAGATACAGATAATCAAAATGCACAAGGATATGATGACATGCAGCTTAAATTAGAGTTACGAGATAGAGTAGATCAACTCTTTAAATTCTTTAACAAATTGTCTAGTTTGAGGCAAAGAAACTCAACTCTCCGAGAAGGGTTGGCTGCTTATAGTAGATATGGAAGTGACATGGAAACTCAGAAGAGCTTACTTTATAAGCTTCTAACAACTTTATTGGCAAAGTATGATGTTCCTGGACTTGTGTACCATTCATCAGCAGTAGGACGGTTTTTGAAGAGCGGATTTGGTAGGTTTGGGCTTGGACAG GCTAAATCAAGTTTTGGAGATCAAAGTGTTCTTTTCATTTTTGTCGTGGGGGGCATGAATATTCTTGAG GTTCGGGAGGCTATGGAAGCAGTTGCAGAATACGGTAGATCTGGCATAGAGTTGATTGTTGGTGGAACAACGTTGCTGACACCCAATGACATGTTTGATTTGCTCTTGGGCTCATCCAGCTACTTTTGA
- the LOC122056171 gene encoding sec1 family domain-containing protein MIP3-like isoform X2: MASADLIRSCRDSIRQISDTLADSILYLDAGCLEAFQFIGAFKVLLELGVHSICSLENASPLDAIVSWNSMFVGPAKKVVIITSRLLSDAHRYILRCLGTHGTVLQCIIYTSISEIAHSVHVDSPLGSDAFHEYETLLVQDYEELLKKSEKKRLQQERDSEKLTGSIYEKNLASEDDGLRKLPSCENDRTVYGDNSINFTGRVEFSAKLFVSVDHFPMIFCPLSPRVFILPSEGTVAEACLSTNSENSISPGLPSLSAGSSSDGDDVPPGATLTANFLYHLVEKMDLKMEIFSLGDTSKIVGKMMMDMSSLYDVGRRNKRSAGLLLIDRTIDLLTPCCHGDSFLDRLLSSLPRREGTLSSLSALSSQVPKIDAHIKVQRAPLDIRVPFGAIFGKNESVLNLSEGMTTFASGWSSGAIESKSDDHTDKFTTDAVQHEVDLLGGSFLSNNSGTNYLEALIDRRAKDGAILVKKCLLETLRHEKLNLSLKGRSGSFSASEIHTLLEKFAQNQMSLIRNKGIIQLALAAEMVLGEPRSSHWDAFVNAEKILAVTSQDTSQSLSSQVRDFINTSILLRSNEQDKRIGPSHNVLSFQDALLLSMIGYILAGESFPTSASTGPFSWEEEHSLKEAVVDAVMENPSSAKLHFLHGLSNEFAELDKEKDDFSKSSELDDFDDQWGNWGDEDTDNQNAQGYDDMQLKLELRDRVDQLFKFFNKLSSLRQRNSTLREGLAAYSRYGSDMETQKSLLYKLLTTLLAKYDVPGLVYHSSAVGRFLKSGFGRFGLGQAKSSFGDQSVLFIFVVGGMNILEVREAMEAVAEYGRSGIELIVGGTTLLTPNDMFDLLLGSSSYF, translated from the exons ATGGCCTCCGCCGATCTCATCAGATCTTGCAGGGACTCCATTCGCCAG ATTTCAGATACGCTTGCAGATTCCATTCTTTATCTTGATGCGGGTTGTTTGGAAGCCTTCCAGTTCATTGGAGCATTCAAAGTTCTATTGGAGCTTGGAGTGCACAGTATTTGCAGCTTGGAAAATGCATCTCCACTTGATGCT ATTGTGAGCTGGAACTCAATGTTTGTGGGTCCTGCAAAGAAGGTTGTAATTATTACCTCAAGACTCCTAAGTGATGCACACCGATATATATTACGTTGCCTGGGCACCCATGGAACTGTTCTCCAATGTATTATTTATACTTCAATCTCAGAG ATTGCTCATTCAGTACATGTTGATTCACCCCTTGGATCTGATGCCTTTCATGAATATGAAACATTGCTTGTTCAAGACTATGAAGAACTCTTGAAAAAGTCTGAAAAGAAAAGGCTCCAACAAGAGAGGGACTCAGAAAAGCTAACAGGATCTATTTATGAGAAAAATCTAGCTTCTGAAGATGATGGTTTGAGGAAGCTTCCTTCCTGTGAAAATGATCGAACTGTATATGGTGATAATTCAATCAATTTTACAGGAAGAGTAGAATTCTCTGCAAAGTTGTTTGTTTCTGTTGATCACTTCCCAATGATCTTTTGTCCTCTCTCCCCAAGAGTCTTCATTTTGCCTTCGGAAGGAACAGTTGCAGAAGCATGCTTGTCAACTAACTCTGAAAATTCTATTAGTCCTGGACTTCCCTCTCTTTCAGCTGGATCATCTTCTGATGGTGATGATGTTCCTCCGGGTGCAACACTCACGGCTAATTTCCTCTATCATCTTGTAGAAAAG ATGGACTTGAAGATGGAAATATTTTCTTTGGGAGATACATCAAAGATAGTTGGCAAGATGATGATGGACATGTCAAGTTTATATGATGTTGGACGGCGCAATAAAAGATCAGCTGGTTTGCTGCTTATTGACCGCACCATTGATCTTCTCACACCTTGCTGCCATGGTGACTCTTTTCTTGATCGATTGTTATCCTCCTTGCCACGTAGAGAGGGAACCTTGTCTTCTTTATCTGCATTGTCATCACAAGTTCCAAAAATAGATGCCCATATCAAAGTTCAACGTGCACCACTTGATATAAGGGTTCCATTTGGAGCTATCTTTGGCAAAAATGAATCTGTATTAAACCTTTCCGAAGGCATGACTACTTTTGCATCTGGTTGGAGCTCTGGTGCAATTGAGTCCAAGTCTGATGATCACACTGACAAATTTACCACTGATGCTGTACAGCATGAAGTTGATTTGCTAGGTGGATCATTTTTATCTAATAATTCAGGAACAAACTATCTTGAAGCCTTGATTGATAGAAGAGCTAAAGATGGGGCAATTTTAGTTAAGAAATGTCTTTTGGAAACTCTGCGGCATGAGAAGTTAAACCTTTCCCTGAAAGGTCGATCTGGATCCTTTTCTGCTTCAGAGATTCATACTTTACTCGAAAAATTTGCTCAAAATCAGATGTCTTTGATTCGAAATAAGGGCATCATTCAATTAGCATTAGCAGCTGAAATGGTCTTAGGCGAGCCTCGTAGTTCTCACTGGGATGCATTTGTCAATGCTGAGAAGATACTGGCTGTAACTTCTCAAGATACCAGTCAAAGCCTTTCAAGCCAAGTCCGTGATTTCATCAATACGAGTATCTTATTAAGATCTAATGAACAGGATAAAAGGATTGGACCATCACATAATGTTCTCTCTTTTCAAGATGCATTGCTTCTGTCAATGATAGGGTATATTCTTGCTGGGGAAAGCTTTCCAACAAGTGCATCTACTGGACCTTTTTCATGGGAAGAAGAACATTCCCTGAAAGAAGCTGTAGTGGATGCAGTTATGGAAAATCCATCTTCTGCAAAGCTTCATTTCCTACATGGATTATCTAATGAATTTGCTGAGTTGGACAAGGAGAAGGATGATTTTTCCAAGTCATCAGAACTAGATGACTTTGATGATCAATGGGGTAACTGGGGTGATGAAGATACAGATAATCAAAATGCACAAGGATATGATGACATGCAGCTTAAATTAGAGTTACGAGATAGAGTAGATCAACTCTTTAAATTCTTTAACAAATTGTCTAGTTTGAGGCAAAGAAACTCAACTCTCCGAGAAGGGTTGGCTGCTTATAGTAGATATGGAAGTGACATGGAAACTCAGAAGAGCTTACTTTATAAGCTTCTAACAACTTTATTGGCAAAGTATGATGTTCCTGGACTTGTGTACCATTCATCAGCAGTAGGACGGTTTTTGAAGAGCGGATTTGGTAGGTTTGGGCTTGGACAG GCTAAATCAAGTTTTGGAGATCAAAGTGTTCTTTTCATTTTTGTCGTGGGGGGCATGAATATTCTTGAG GTTCGGGAGGCTATGGAAGCAGTTGCAGAATACGGTAGATCTGGCATAGAGTTGATTGTTGGTGGAACAACGTTGCTGACACCCAATGACATGTTTGATTTGCTCTTGGGCTCATCCAGCTACTTTTGA